A single region of the Pararge aegeria chromosome 20, ilParAegt1.1, whole genome shotgun sequence genome encodes:
- the LOC120632536 gene encoding uncharacterized protein LOC120632536 — protein sequence MSNLKELIIKRSSVKGRVTKFKNYISKFSKSSSLDSLQIGELKIKINKFECLSSEFSELQGQIETLNADELEDELDIREELENEIDSAMSLAQDILTRFSKNFNFEDAHSSSTHQGCGGNSQGLGFKLPLIQVPRFDGSASRWMQFKEMFSSLINENSNILPIYKFHYLVSYLEGDAARVVSNLEVCALNYNKAWSLLCERYDNKRQLINSHLNALFSIEPLTRESEQALRSLIDGVSKNLRALSSLGQPTDQWDTLIIYMASSKLDNQTSMKWEEHRNTLSDIPTLEQFHKFLKDRADVLESFNQHKIQNKRITSSHGVSGPSSNNNYTRNSKQNKVFSYVTQPSSNNNTNRYRTRCIVCKGNHFIYTCPSFLAKSPELRIAEAQRLQLCMNCLRSTHKTRDCLGGTCRECGKLHATILHRPTNQEPATPAQGSSDTVAAQTAVEEISVNISRQPISHVILSTVSIRVTNPKNSKSEIIRTLLDSGSQSSFLTQRVKERLNLEAIPTDINIIGIGNNTNNYVTERCFVQVSSLHSDYNTNLSCFIMPELTGNIPKAYIDRKQIDIPNHIQLADPNFYISGPVDAIIGADLFWEVIGNNIQSLGKNSPFIYNSKFGWVISGPISVNNKIKHTHCNFVSSNSLDDRLEKQISKFWEIEEMPKRSLLSDSERACEQHFQTHTTRLESGRFCVRLPLKDSPSVLGDSFSQAKKRFLNLERRFRKQPHLKQAYAACINEYIDLGHCSELSSFTPRSGYFLCHHPIFKKIQENTDILYSMQIPRYVISKDNVTIELHSFSDASMFGYGTCIYVKTIDAYGRSSVQLLCAKSRVAPSGKPMTIPRLELSAALLAAKLCASCLTSIRARIANCIHWCDSSVVLGWIKTSPTKLKMFVANRVAEICENTQSSSWRYVPTNLNPADLISRGIDANRLRDSTLWWNGPEFLLQEQHHWPTLNSNIVQELPELKVHSSIIEPNLIIFENHSNFTKLSRCFSYVLRCIHNCTHPNSRRTGNLTTIELDESFARLVIFSQLCSFQREYTCLANKSTINTKSKLLSLSPFLDENKVMRVGGRLDSSTYSYEKRHPIVLDGKHHFTKLLFRREHLRLLHAGPQALLYSVRETVWPLGGRCLARRTVRECVLCRRHQGRTLNPMMGNLPSQRVMPAFPFHTVGIDFAGPFQMLTRKGRGAKTIKCYLCLFICFRYKCVHLEAVTDLSKDALILTMRRMISRRGKPAQIFSDNGRNLVAAAREITEFLKTNPVISDFAADNQIKFSFLPAYAPHLAGLWEAGIKSAKHHIKRYIGNNKLTFEELSTLFAQVEAILNSRPLYPMSSSPNDMLPLSPGHFLIGRPLTSLPSPQIEDSTSTSSLDRYARIESIRQQFWRRWQREYISELQQHTKWRTNKDKLHVGDLVILQDDNLAPLHWRMGRVVGLFPGPDGISRVAEIKTTRGVVRRALTRICPLLSETSS from the coding sequence ATGTCTAACCTTAAAGAATTGATTATAAAACGTAGTAGCGTGAAGGGGCGCGTGACTAAGTTTAAAAACTACATCTCAAAATTCAGCAAATCATCCAGTTTAGACTCTTTACAGATAGGtgaattaaagataaaaataaacaaattcgaATGTTTATCTAGCGAATTCAGTGAGTTGCAAGGTCAGATCGAGACGTTAAACGCTGACGAGCTAGAAGACGAACTCGATATTCGGGAAGAGCTCGAGAATGAAATAGATTCTGCCATGTCACTCGCACAAGACATACTAACTCGGTTCTCGAAAAACTTTAACTTTGAAGATGCTCACAGCAGCTCCACGCATCAAGGGTGCGGCGGAAATTCTCAGGGATTAGGTTTTAAACTCCCTTTAATCCAGGTTCCTCGTTTTGATGGTTCGGCATCCCGTTGGATGCAATTCAAAGAAATGTTTTCCTCTCttattaatgaaaattcaaACATATTACCAATATACAAGTTTCATTATTTAGTTTCTTATTTAGAGGGAGATGCCGCGCGTGTCGTAAGCAACCTTGAAGTTTGCGCCTTAAATTATAACAAGGCCTGGAGTTTATTATGCGAGCGATATGACAACAAAAGGCAATTAATTAATAGCCACCTCAACGCCTTATTCAGCATCGAACCACTGACTCGCGAATCAGAACAAGCATTGCGTTCTTTAATTGATGGTGTTAGCAAAAATTTACGCGCTTTGTCCAGTTTAGGGCAACCCACCGATCAGtgggacacgttaattatttaCATGGCTAGCTCAAAATTAGATAATCAAACCAGTATGAAATGGGAGGAGCATCGCAACACCTTAAGTGACATACCTACCTTAgaacaatttcataaatttttaaaggaTCGCGCTGATGTGTTGGAATCATTTAAtcaacataaaattcaaaacaagCGTATCACTTCATCTCATGGAGTATCTGGCCCCAGTAGCAATAATAATTACACTAGGAATTCTAAGCAAAACAAGGTGTTTTCCTATGTTACGCAACCGAGCTCTAATAACAACACTAATAGGTATCGCACTCGCTGTATAGTTTGTAAGggtaatcattttatttacacttgCCCTTCCTTTTTGGCCAAATCCCCTGAACTTAGGATAGCTGAAGCTCAAAGACTTCAACTTTGCATGAACTGTCTCCGATCAACCCATAAAACCCGGGACTGCTTAGGTGGAACCTGCAGGGAGTGCGGGAAACTCCATGCCACGATTCTTCACAGGCCTACAAATCAAGAACCTGCTACACCTGCACAGGGTTCGAGCGACACAGTCGCAGCTCAGACCGCCGTCGAGGAAATAAGCGTGAATATTTCTAGACAGCCAATTTCTCACGTTATACTATCCACAGTTAGCATACGGGTTACGAATCCTAAGAACTCAAAATCTGAGATTATCCGAACACTTCTCGACAGCGGAAGCCAGTCCAGCTTCTTGACACAACGAGTTAAGGAGAGGTTAAATTTAGAGGCGATACCTACAGATATCaatattataggtataggtaataACACAAATAATTACGTCACTGAAAGATGTTTTGTTCAAGTCAGTTCATTACACAGTGACTACAATACAAATTTATCGTGTTTTATTATGCCCGAGTTGACCGGCAACATACCAAAGGCTTACATAGATCGTAAACAAATAGATATACCAAATCATATCCAGCTAGCTGATCCCAATTTTTATATCTCTGGACCAGTCGATGCTATTATCGGCGCTGACCTATTTTGGGAGGTCATAGGGAACAATATTCAATCTTTAGGCAAAAATAGCCCATtcatttataattcaaaattcggTTGGGTTATTTCAGGTCCaatttcagtaaataataaaatcaaacataCACATTGCAATTTCGTATCAAGTAATTCATTAGATGATCGTTtagaaaaacaaatatcaaaattttGGGAAATAGAAGAGATGCCCAAGCGGTCTCTATTGAGTGACAGCGAGAGGGCATGTGAGCAGCATTTTCAGACTCATACCACTCGCCTCGAGTCAGGTAGATTTTGTGTCAGGCTACCTCTGAAGGATTCACCCTCAGTTTTAGGAGACTCATTCAGTCAGGCAAAGAAAAGATTCTTGAATCTTGAAAGGCGGTTTCGCAAACAACCCCATTTAAAACAGGCCTACGCTGCctgtataaatgaatatatagaCCTAGGTCATTGCTCAGAACTTTCTAGCTTCACACCACGATCAGGCTACTTCCTGTGTCATCAccctattttcaaaaaaatacaagaaaatacAGACATATTATATTCAATGCAAATTCCGCGATACGTAATCAGCAAAGATAATGTTACAATCGAACTTCATTCGTTCAGCGACGCATCTATGTTCGGATACGGGACATGTATCTATGTAAAAACGATCGACGCGTACGGTAGGTCGAGCGTTCAATTATTGTGCGCTAAGTCGAGGGTAGCGCCTAGCGGCAAGCCGATGACGATTCCCCGCCTCGAATTATCGGCGGCGCTCCTCGCCGCTAAGCTCTGCGCGTCCTGCCTTACGTCTATACGTGCACGTATAGCCAATTGCATACACTGGTGCGATTCAAGCGTTGTACTCGGCTGGATTAAAACCAGTCCGACCAAACTAAAAATGTTTGTCGCGAACAGAGTTGCAGAAATATGTGAAAACACACAGAGTTCATCTTGGCGTTACGTACCTACAAATTTAAACCCGGCAGATCTTATATCTAGGGGCATAGACGCCAATCGTCTACGAGACTCCACGCTTTGGTGGAACGGTCCTGAGTTCCTACTCCAGGAGCAACATCATTGGCCTACTTTAAATTCGAATATAGTACAAGAGCTACCGGAATTAAAAGTGCACTCAAGCATTATTGAAccgaatttaattatatttgaaaatcattcaaattttacaaaattaagtCGTTGCTTTTCGTACGTATTAAGATGCATACACAACTGCACACATCCGAATTCAAGGCGTACTGGTAATTTAACTACTATAGAATTAGATGAATCATTCGCAAGGCTTGTTATATTTAGTCAGCTGTGTTCCTTTCAAAGAGAATATACTTGCCTGGCAAATAAatcaacaataaatacaaagagCAAGCTCTTATCACTTTCGCCATTTCTCGACGAAAATAAAGTCATGCGTGTAGGCGGACGGCTCGATTCATCTACATACAGCTACGAAAAGAGACACCCGATTGTATTAGACGGGAAACATCACtttaccaaattattatttcgcCGCGAGCACTTGCGCCTATTGCATGCCGGACCTCAGGCATTACTTTATTCGGTCAGAGAAACAGTCTGGCCACTGGGGGGAAGATGCCTGGCAAGACGCACGGTCCGCGAATGCGTACTATGCAGGCGACATCAAGGTCGAACTTTGAACCCCATGATGGGAAATTTACCATCACAGCGGGTGATGCCTGCCTTTCCATTTCATACTGTCGGTATCGACTTCGCGGGTCCGTTTCAGATGCTGACTAGAAAGGGTCGAGGTGCAAAAACGATTAAATGctatttgtgtttgtttatttgcttcCGTTACAAATGCGTCCACTTAGAAGCCGTAACTGACCTTTCCAAGGATGCACTAATTTTAACCATGCGTCGCATGATATCCAGACGCGGGAAACCAGCCCAGATTTTCAGTGACAATGGTCGAAACCTGGTTGCCGCAGCTAGGGAAATTACagaatttttgaaaacaaatcCCGTCATATCTGACTTCGCAGCTGACaaccaaattaaattttcttttttaccgGCGTACGCCCCTCACCTCGCAGGCTTATGGGAAGCAGGTATAAAATCTGCCAAGCACCATATAAAGAGATACATAggaaataacaaattaacattTGAAGAACTGAGTACACTCTTTGCGCAAGTGGAGGCTATCTTAAATAGTCGTCCCTTGTATCCCATGTCTTCCTCTCCTAACGATATGCTCCCTCTATCCCCAGGGCACTTCTTGATCGGCCGGCCGCTGACAAGTTTGCCGTCGCCGCAGATCGAAGACAGCACCAGCACCAGCAGTCTTGACCGCTACGCGAGAATCGAGAGCATAAG